From one Bifidobacterium sp. WK012_4_13 genomic stretch:
- a CDS encoding carbon-nitrogen hydrolase family protein, with the protein MTETRTLTIALAQYAQLQVSDSNAFDRFATTVREICKAHDAQGNRPELVAFPEMHLFGTGTLDEFQARELQGNVAVDIPLDRADPMNPADDSMLAKCSDLARELNVWLIPGTFCENNSAGDIYNTAVVFSPEGRIAGSYRKICPWRPYEHYAPGKSFTVIDIPGKGRLGLTICYDAWFPEISRQVAWLGADIIVNLVRTTTPDRRQELVLARATAITNQVFVASVNAAAPEGVGQSLLVDPEGEILTASEGSGEDLLLETIDLASVDRVRQVGTAGSNRLWEQFLPDDPEIPLPLYEGHIKPVRWQPQQTTISYEANRNRKGHRDDR; encoded by the coding sequence ATGACGGAAACGCGTACTTTGACCATTGCGTTGGCCCAATATGCCCAACTGCAGGTCTCCGATTCGAATGCTTTCGATCGTTTTGCCACAACAGTCCGGGAAATCTGCAAGGCCCATGATGCGCAAGGGAACAGGCCGGAACTTGTGGCCTTCCCGGAGATGCATCTCTTTGGAACCGGAACGCTCGATGAATTTCAGGCCAGGGAGCTTCAGGGGAATGTGGCGGTCGACATTCCACTGGATCGGGCGGATCCGATGAATCCAGCGGATGATTCGATGCTGGCGAAGTGCTCCGATCTTGCCAGGGAACTCAATGTCTGGCTGATTCCAGGCACCTTCTGCGAGAACAATTCGGCAGGTGACATCTATAACACCGCAGTCGTCTTCTCGCCTGAAGGGAGGATTGCCGGCAGCTATCGGAAGATATGCCCTTGGCGTCCCTATGAGCATTACGCACCGGGCAAATCATTCACCGTCATCGATATCCCAGGCAAGGGACGCCTCGGTCTGACCATCTGCTATGACGCATGGTTCCCTGAAATCTCTCGCCAGGTCGCATGGCTGGGCGCCGACATCATCGTCAATCTGGTTCGCACCACAACTCCTGACCGTCGCCAGGAACTCGTTCTCGCACGCGCCACGGCAATCACGAACCAGGTGTTCGTGGCAAGTGTCAACGCAGCCGCCCCGGAGGGCGTGGGACAATCCCTGCTCGTCGATCCCGAAGGAGAGATCCTGACGGCAAGCGAAGGCAGCGGCGAAGATCTTCTGCTGGAAACCATCGATCTGGCCTCAGTGGATCGCGTCCGACAGGTCGGAACCGCTGGGAGCAACAGGTTGTGGGAACAGTTCCTGCCCGATGATCCCGAAATACCTCTGCCTCTGTACGAAGGGCACATCAAGCCCGTGCGTTGGCAGCCTCAACAAACAACCATTTCATATGAAGCTAACCGCAACAGAAAGGGGCATCGGGATGACCGCTGA
- a CDS encoding NAD-dependent succinate-semialdehyde dehydrogenase produces MVKTQQPYAVTNPATGEVERTYPNATDEQIHASLEAAQKAFQTWGKVSASEERAGLLSRLADLYLKHAESLAAIITHEMGKSHDEALGEVEFSADIYRYYAEHGIELLKDEPVARVSGGSATMRKSPIGVLLGIQPWNYPYYQVARFAAPNLMLGNTIILKHAELCPQSAAMMEQLFLEAGFPEGAYTNVYASFEQVSDIIADNRVRGVSLTGSERAGKRIAEQAGENLKKVVCELGGNDPFILLSTDDLDAAVEAAVGARFENSGQICNGAKRFIVIDGLYEEFLDAFKSSASRLELAPLCSLQAAQRLSRQVHAALEAGATLEMGSPDNDGAYFQATVLTDIPEGASARYEEFFGPVAQFYRVSSEEEAVALANDTPYGLGSYLFTTDKEQADRVADRIDAGMVYINESGADSAEIPFGGVKNSGFGREMGAPGIREFVNLKLVTTHQE; encoded by the coding sequence ATGGTCAAAACGCAACAACCCTACGCAGTCACGAATCCTGCGACAGGAGAAGTCGAGAGAACGTACCCGAATGCGACCGACGAGCAGATCCATGCCTCGCTTGAGGCAGCCCAGAAGGCATTCCAGACGTGGGGAAAGGTCAGCGCAAGCGAGGAACGCGCCGGGCTGCTATCGCGTTTGGCGGATCTGTATCTTAAGCACGCAGAGAGCCTCGCGGCCATCATCACTCATGAGATGGGCAAAAGTCACGATGAGGCCTTGGGCGAGGTAGAGTTCAGCGCCGACATCTATCGCTACTACGCCGAACATGGCATTGAACTGCTGAAGGACGAGCCAGTCGCCCGAGTCTCCGGCGGCAGCGCGACCATGAGAAAATCACCGATCGGCGTGCTTCTTGGCATCCAGCCATGGAACTATCCGTACTATCAGGTCGCACGATTCGCCGCACCGAATCTCATGCTCGGCAATACGATTATCCTGAAGCATGCCGAGCTCTGTCCGCAATCCGCAGCAATGATGGAGCAGCTATTCCTGGAGGCCGGCTTCCCAGAGGGGGCCTATACCAACGTGTATGCAAGCTTCGAACAGGTCAGTGACATCATCGCCGACAACCGCGTGAGAGGGGTGTCTCTCACGGGTTCGGAACGCGCAGGAAAACGCATAGCCGAACAGGCGGGCGAGAACCTCAAGAAGGTGGTGTGCGAACTCGGCGGCAACGACCCCTTCATCCTGCTCAGCACCGACGATCTGGATGCAGCCGTCGAGGCGGCCGTGGGGGCACGCTTTGAGAACTCCGGCCAGATTTGCAACGGAGCAAAACGGTTCATCGTCATCGATGGTCTGTATGAGGAGTTTCTCGATGCATTCAAGTCATCCGCATCTCGACTCGAGCTCGCTCCCCTGTGCTCGCTGCAGGCGGCGCAACGTCTCAGCCGACAGGTCCATGCCGCATTGGAAGCAGGCGCGACACTTGAGATGGGCTCCCCGGACAACGATGGAGCATACTTCCAAGCCACCGTCCTGACCGACATTCCCGAAGGCGCATCGGCTCGCTACGAGGAGTTCTTCGGTCCGGTCGCGCAGTTCTACCGAGTCTCGTCCGAAGAGGAGGCCGTGGCATTGGCGAACGATACGCCATATGGCCTCGGCTCATATCTGTTCACCACCGACAAGGAGCAGGCGGATCGCGTCGCCGACCGCATCGATGCAGGAATGGTATACATCAACGAGTCAGGTGCAGACTCAGCCGAAATACCGTTCGGAGGGGTAAAGAATTCAGGATTCGGACGCGAAATGGGAGCACCTGGAATTCGCGAGTTCGTGAATCTCAAGCTTGTGACCACCCATCAGGAGTGA
- a CDS encoding APC family permease — MTAEKVATNDAQAFASERVSEPRLKRTMGLRSVIMFGLAYMTPIIVLGTFGVIAELSKGATAMSYTVALVAMLFTAGSYGRMSVLYPQSGSAYTYIGKSINPKLGFLVGWAVLLDYLFLPMVVWLIGASYLNAEFPGVPTWVWILGFVIITTALNIFGLNVADKVNFALMSFQALVIAIFVILSLRTVIMGGGAASALSTQPFIGSGSSVSGVVAGAAIAAYSFLGFDAVTTLSEETKEPRKTMPKAIMLVAAIGGLIFIIVAYTTQLVHPGGVFDNTSSAAFEIAGQIGGNLFTAIFIAGLCFGQFTSGIATQASASRLLYVMGRDGVLPKKIFGRVSVRFNTPLLSILLVGAVGLIAMFLDVATSTSFVNFGAFTAFTLVNVSVITSYVKAKPDTRKSLMSGGWLRNIAFPVLGAAFCAYLLIHLDRQALILGLAWLAIGIVILAFLTKGFRHNPPEYSED, encoded by the coding sequence ATGACCGCTGAAAAAGTCGCAACCAACGATGCACAGGCCTTCGCGTCAGAGCGAGTCTCAGAACCCAGGCTGAAACGCACCATGGGTCTTCGTTCCGTAATCATGTTCGGATTGGCATACATGACGCCAATCATCGTCCTTGGCACCTTCGGCGTCATCGCCGAACTCTCCAAGGGCGCCACAGCCATGTCCTACACCGTGGCGCTTGTGGCCATGCTGTTCACTGCAGGAAGCTATGGCCGCATGTCCGTGCTGTATCCCCAGTCCGGTTCCGCATACACATACATCGGCAAATCCATCAATCCCAAGCTTGGATTCCTCGTCGGGTGGGCCGTGCTGCTTGACTATCTCTTCCTGCCGATGGTCGTCTGGCTGATAGGGGCTTCATATCTCAATGCCGAATTCCCAGGAGTGCCGACCTGGGTGTGGATCCTGGGATTCGTGATCATCACGACGGCGCTGAACATCTTCGGTCTCAATGTCGCCGACAAGGTGAACTTCGCACTGATGAGCTTCCAGGCGCTCGTCATTGCCATCTTCGTCATACTCTCCCTGCGAACCGTGATCATGGGTGGTGGTGCGGCATCGGCCTTAAGCACCCAGCCATTCATCGGTTCAGGCTCTAGTGTTTCCGGCGTGGTCGCAGGAGCGGCGATTGCGGCTTACTCATTCCTTGGGTTCGATGCCGTCACGACTCTCTCCGAGGAAACCAAGGAGCCTCGCAAGACGATGCCGAAGGCAATCATGCTTGTCGCGGCCATCGGCGGACTGATCTTCATCATCGTCGCCTACACGACGCAGCTTGTGCATCCCGGTGGCGTCTTCGACAACACGTCGTCGGCCGCCTTCGAAATCGCAGGGCAGATAGGCGGGAATCTCTTCACGGCCATCTTCATCGCCGGGCTGTGCTTCGGTCAGTTCACCTCAGGCATCGCCACCCAGGCGAGTGCTTCCCGACTCCTGTATGTCATGGGGCGCGACGGGGTCCTTCCCAAGAAGATATTCGGCCGCGTCAGCGTCAGGTTCAACACCCCGCTGCTGAGCATTCTGCTGGTCGGCGCAGTCGGGCTGATCGCGATGTTCCTCGATGTCGCGACTTCGACGTCCTTCGTCAACTTCGGCGCATTCACCGCGTTCACCCTGGTCAATGTCAGCGTCATCACCTCGTACGTCAAGGCCAAGCCGGACACCAGAAAGAGCCTGATGAGCGGCGGATGGCTGCGCAACATAGCATTCCCCGTTCTTGGAGCCGCGTTCTGCGCCTATCTGCTCATTCACCTTGACAGACAGGCTCTGATTCTTGGACTGGCATGGCTTGCAATCGGCATCGTCATCCTCGCTTTCCTCACCAAGGGATTCAGACACAATCCGCCTGAATACAGCGAGGACTGA
- a CDS encoding DMT family transporter, whose protein sequence is MSRQDPERISDEARHCASRASWSRGHLGRVIPRIMLLAAAAIWGSTYTISKSAMEVISPQWLLAIRTLVGALILWAICRNRLQSLRNPKVLLATVGVAVLYYVAFLAQMKGLTLISPGRSAFLSALYCVIIPIIQWVMRRRSPGLHHIVAAVLCLVGVGCVAGDAMTAGAGASILGDGLTIVCAFAFAAYFYALGTLSIATDAVVLTFVIFLVSGLLFLVGAICTEPFPMQIVRHQNAWVAVLYLVIAAVGAQILQNIGLASTSAMEASILLSTDTLFALAISMIWFGERPSGMAVIGFVFIFLAVLLAVTMNRHARQ, encoded by the coding sequence ATGTCACGCCAAGATCCGGAGCGGATTTCAGATGAGGCGCGCCATTGCGCGTCTCGTGCTTCCTGGTCCCGTGGCCATCTCGGACGTGTGATTCCTCGCATCATGCTGCTCGCTGCGGCTGCGATCTGGGGCAGTACCTACACCATTTCGAAATCTGCCATGGAGGTCATATCGCCTCAATGGCTCCTTGCGATCCGAACCTTGGTCGGGGCGTTGATTCTGTGGGCTATATGCCGTAATAGACTGCAATCATTGCGAAATCCTAAGGTTCTGCTGGCCACCGTCGGCGTGGCTGTGCTGTATTACGTCGCGTTCCTCGCGCAGATGAAAGGCCTGACACTGATAAGCCCAGGTCGGAGCGCCTTTCTCAGTGCACTGTATTGTGTGATCATTCCGATTATTCAGTGGGTCATGCGTCGTCGCTCGCCTGGGTTGCATCACATCGTCGCGGCCGTGCTCTGCCTTGTCGGCGTTGGATGCGTCGCAGGCGACGCCATGACGGCGGGAGCCGGGGCTTCGATTCTTGGCGATGGCCTTACGATTGTCTGCGCCTTTGCCTTTGCCGCTTATTTCTATGCGCTCGGCACCCTGAGCATCGCCACTGATGCGGTGGTGCTCACCTTTGTCATTTTTCTGGTCTCGGGGTTGCTGTTCCTCGTCGGCGCAATCTGCACGGAGCCATTTCCCATGCAGATCGTGCGACATCAGAACGCGTGGGTCGCAGTGCTGTATCTGGTGATCGCTGCCGTAGGAGCTCAGATTCTCCAGAACATCGGTCTTGCGAGCACCTCTGCCATGGAAGCGTCCATCTTGCTTTCGACGGATACCTTATTCGCCTTGGCCATTTCAATGATCTGGTTTGGAGAACGTCCAAGCGGCATGGCGGTCATCGGCTTCGTCTTCATTTTCCTTGCCGTGCTGCTCGCGGTGACGATGAATCGTCACGCGAGACAGTAA
- a CDS encoding PucR family transcriptional regulator, whose protein sequence is MSRSNLHLEVVVAGDSESVDAPISWVHSTELADPTPYLVGGELILLTGLDMADDKANEKQRQYARRLVKADVRGIGFGIGVKHPSIPEWLVEQCGHYGLPLFSVPAPTPFIAITKEVSRGLTDERQRGFAHLYNDQRQLMRSVHSLYPVSSIVSKLAEIVGGWATLINPAGTVIASSHRFLPVQIGSLGDALTFSVLGEAKFVNVRGYDVAVFHVASPGGDTLGYLIVGRKGLTGSLDHTPVAAAAALLSLAISRSSDANRVLSRLRALMVRRCLEGREKSVRPYAHDLWDGMPAEPLCAMRLVGDMSALEAAQHLVEPFRKSMVKNLNPVVFGMVEDDLWVIVSQSNASEWINQLSRDGSVVLGISSGSTWLDMARARHEAYQAAAEAKTTGAATLQYGQGSGAGALENLVEPSLLRAFADLKLAPLRNVTFNLSTGPHTGQERNDDAGTLSIGAIDVLRTWIEARGKLEEAAFKLEIHRHTMSKYMAQIAKLLSVDLKDPGTVAELWFACRYSRTR, encoded by the coding sequence TTGAGCCGTTCAAACCTTCACCTTGAGGTCGTAGTCGCTGGGGACTCCGAATCAGTTGATGCCCCGATCTCCTGGGTGCATTCGACCGAATTGGCCGACCCCACGCCCTATCTTGTCGGAGGGGAGCTGATATTGCTCACAGGGTTGGACATGGCAGACGACAAGGCCAACGAGAAACAGCGCCAATACGCCAGAAGACTAGTGAAGGCCGACGTCAGAGGCATTGGCTTTGGCATTGGCGTCAAGCACCCCAGCATACCGGAATGGCTCGTTGAGCAATGCGGGCACTATGGCCTTCCTCTTTTCAGCGTTCCTGCACCCACACCTTTTATCGCGATAACCAAAGAGGTTTCGAGAGGTCTCACCGACGAGAGGCAGCGTGGCTTCGCACATCTGTATAACGATCAGCGGCAGCTCATGCGTTCCGTGCACAGCCTCTATCCGGTGAGCTCCATCGTTTCCAAACTCGCTGAGATCGTCGGCGGCTGGGCGACTCTGATCAACCCTGCAGGAACCGTGATCGCCTCATCCCATCGCTTTCTTCCGGTGCAGATAGGCTCACTCGGAGATGCGCTGACCTTCAGCGTGCTTGGCGAGGCAAAATTCGTCAATGTCAGAGGCTACGACGTTGCGGTATTCCATGTCGCATCTCCTGGAGGGGACACTCTTGGGTATCTGATCGTGGGGAGGAAGGGGCTGACGGGTTCATTGGACCACACCCCGGTGGCTGCGGCGGCTGCGCTGCTGTCACTCGCCATCAGCCGTTCAAGCGATGCGAACAGGGTTCTGTCGCGCCTGAGGGCACTGATGGTTCGCCGATGCCTGGAAGGACGCGAAAAATCAGTGCGTCCCTATGCGCATGACCTTTGGGACGGGATGCCGGCGGAACCACTGTGCGCGATGAGACTTGTTGGGGACATGAGTGCCTTGGAAGCGGCGCAGCATCTCGTCGAGCCTTTTCGCAAATCAATGGTCAAGAATCTCAATCCAGTGGTCTTCGGCATGGTAGAGGACGATCTGTGGGTGATCGTCTCACAGTCGAACGCCTCGGAATGGATCAATCAGCTCAGCAGGGACGGCAGCGTTGTGCTTGGCATTTCATCAGGCTCCACCTGGCTGGATATGGCCAGGGCAAGGCACGAGGCGTATCAGGCCGCAGCCGAGGCAAAGACCACAGGAGCGGCAACATTGCAGTATGGCCAGGGCAGTGGTGCGGGAGCCCTGGAGAATCTGGTCGAGCCATCTCTTTTGCGGGCCTTCGCGGATCTCAAGCTCGCCCCGCTTCGAAACGTGACTTTCAATCTGTCGACCGGCCCTCATACGGGCCAAGAACGAAACGACGATGCCGGTACCCTGAGCATAGGGGCGATTGACGTGCTGCGAACATGGATAGAAGCGCGCGGAAAGTTGGAGGAAGCCGCGTTCAAGCTCGAAATCCATAGGCATACGATGAGCAAGTACATGGCCCAGATTGCAAAGCTGCTTTCCGTGGACCTGAAGGACCCCGGAACGGTCGCCGAACTCTGGTTCGCATGCAGGTACTCCAGAACAAGGTAG